The genomic window TTTTCTCTGGGAGTTAACACGTCTGCTAATACATCCCAAATTTCTTGGCGCATCATGGTTTCATTCATTTGCTGTTCGGGGGATTGTCCGTCTTCATCTTCCAGCAAATCTACGAGTTCAGTATCTTCTTCTTTGCCTACACGATGATTTAATGATAGAGATTTACGCCTTAGTTGTTGCAATTGGCGCAGTTGTTCGGGAGTTGTATCTAAAGCTTGGGCTAATTCGTTTTCTGTGGCGTTGCGATGTAGTTTTTGCTTGATTTCTCGCTGGGCTTTCTTGAGTTTATTTAGTTTTTCAACGATATGTATTGGTAATCTAATAGTTCTAGCATCATTGGCGATCGCTCTAGTTATTGCTTGTCTAATCCACCAATAGGCGTAAGTAGAAAATTTGTAACCTTTATCGGGATCGAACTTTTCTGTCGCTCGATTCAATCCCATTGCGCCTTCTTGAATTAAGTCTAAAAATTGTACGCCTCGATTCAAATATCTTTTCGCAATGGATACGACTAAACGTAAATTTGAGCGAATCATTTTCCGTTTGGCTACTCTACCTTGATATAGCTTTTGTTCTAGCTGGCGTTCGGTTAAACCAAAAGCGGCGGCGGTTTCTGCTTGGGTAGCACGGCGATTTAGTTTGCTACTCAAACTTTCTTGCAAGTTATCTACTTCAACTAAAAACTGTACTCGTTTTGCTAACTCTACTTCTTCGTCTGCTTTTAGCAATGGATAACGCGCCATTTCTTTGAAGAAGGCTCCCACTGCGTCGTCTGAATCTGTCTTGCGATATCCTGATGGTCTAGCTGCGGCTAAACTATCTCCATCTCTATCTTCAGAACCTCCAATTTCTACGTCTTCTATTTCTCCTACTGCTGCTATGTTTTCTAAAGACGGTTCTTCTAAATCGTCGGTATGAGAATTACTTGTTTCTTCTATTGGTAACAAAATATCAATTGATTCTAATTCAGTAATATTCATATTTTTGTTTAGGTAAAATGTGACGTATTTACTTTGTAATTGAAGCAATGCTTTTACAGAATTACTTAAATTGAAGTACCTTAGCCTATTGGCTCTTGACTACATAGCAGTTTGAATAAGTAAAATTTAGTATATTTTTTAAATGTTAAGTTGTTACTTCTATTTTCTCCTTCTATTTTTATCTTTGAAGATGATTCTGTTCTTATCCTAGCGCTAATTCAAAAATAAATGTTTGTGCTGTTGCTATGGATGCTTTTTATAGTTTTCCTAGACGGACTTATATTGAGTTATTTTGAAGTTAGATAAAGCTACACTGCAAAAATAACTTAACTAATAAATTTATTTAGCTACCAAGAAATGCCTATAATCAATCCTAAGCACTCTCTAAGTAAATTTTAACTATATTCTCACCAAACTATCAAAACTTATTAACAACCTTTGCAATTAAGTAGCTAAAATGAATGATGGCAATATTTGATTGTTGTGCTAGGACAACTTTGTTTGATCGGTTTTTAAGTCGATGATGGAACATTTATGCCTAACTATTACTGATTTATCGCCCTCAAAAACAGAATCTCATACATCTCAAAGCTTTACTCTCTACCGATGGGGAGAAAATATGATTTTTTAAATAAGTACCTACGTAATATTAGTTACAACTTTAAGGGCGATCGCTCAAACTTATGTCAATAATGGGCTAATTATGGCGTTTATGTTGGGCATTATTGAGTATAAAAAAATCATACTTTAAACTAAAGCTTTAATTAAGGATACCTCTGATTTATGTATATACCTAAATTAAACGAGTCAAGTTTTGTCGTAGCAGAGCCTATAAGCATTTATCAGCCGCAGTCAAACAATCCTAAATGGATTGAGGTATTGGTTGACTGTCCGGGAGCTACGGGTATATACACGTACAAGTTGCCAGAAAGTATGTTGTTTGTAAAACTAGGTAGTATTCTAAGTGTTCCTTTTGGTACGCAACAAGTAGGCGCGATCGCAATTCGGTTATTAGAGCAACCAAGCGCTGATGTACCTATCGATAAAATCCGCGAAGTGGAAGAAGTAGTAAGTGTGGGTTTTTTTGGTGCAACTTATTGGGAATTGTTGCAACAAGTAGCAGCGTATTACTATACATCTTTGATGGCAGTAATTAAAGTAGCATTACCACCAGGTTTACTAGGACGAAGTCA from Synechocystis sp. PCC 7509 includes these protein-coding regions:
- a CDS encoding RpoD/SigA family RNA polymerase sigma factor, encoding MNITELESIDILLPIEETSNSHTDDLEEPSLENIAAVGEIEDVEIGGSEDRDGDSLAAARPSGYRKTDSDDAVGAFFKEMARYPLLKADEEVELAKRVQFLVEVDNLQESLSSKLNRRATQAETAAAFGLTERQLEQKLYQGRVAKRKMIRSNLRLVVSIAKRYLNRGVQFLDLIQEGAMGLNRATEKFDPDKGYKFSTYAYWWIRQAITRAIANDARTIRLPIHIVEKLNKLKKAQREIKQKLHRNATENELAQALDTTPEQLRQLQQLRRKSLSLNHRVGKEEDTELVDLLEDEDGQSPEQQMNETMMRQEIWDVLADVLTPREKDVISLRYGLTTSEPCTLEEVGCLFNLSRERVRQIQSKAMRKLRRPQIAKRLKGWLV